Proteins encoded together in one Miscanthus floridulus cultivar M001 chromosome 16, ASM1932011v1, whole genome shotgun sequence window:
- the LOC136510049 gene encoding uncharacterized protein At4g08330, chloroplastic-like: MDRATDMDEKHAPSPSPPPIQRSLSAVTYCCGACGYDLRLRSSDRNTAGIVGAAYGRAARRGVVAFDAIDDARFGHADEFRCVDLRARRLFVRRTRLLCRKCGASLGFGYDDRGQEGGRPPRYDIKIRALQPLAADDDDDHGDAGAPPSGA, translated from the coding sequence ATGGACCGAGCGACGGACATGGACGAGAAGcacgcgccgtcgccgtcgccgccgcccatCCAGAGGAGCCTCTCCGCCGTCACCTACTGCTGCGGCGCGTGCGGGTACGACCTGCGCCTGCGGTCGTCGGACCGCAACACGGCGGGGATCGTGGGCGCGGCGTACGGGCGCGCGGCACGGCGCGGGGTGGTGGCGTTCGACGCCATCGACGACGCGCGGTTCGGGCACGCCGACGAGTTCCGGTGCGTTGACCTGCGCGCGCGCCGCCTCTTCGTGCGCCGCACCCGCCTGCTCTGCCGCAAGTGCGGCGCCAGCCTCGGCTTCGGCTACGACGACCGCGGCCAAGAGGGTGGCAGGCCCCCGCGCTACGACATCAAGATCCGCGCGCTCCAGCCCCTGgcggccgacgacgacgacgaccacggCGACGCGGGCGCCCCGCCGTCGGGTGCATGA